The Mus musculus strain C57BL/6J chromosome 2, GRCm38.p6 C57BL/6J genome has a window encoding:
- the Ptpn1 gene encoding tyrosine-protein phosphatase non-receptor type 1 isoform X1 produces MEEAQRSYILTQGPLPNTCGHFWEMVWEQKSRGVVMLNRIMEKGSLKCAQYWPQQEEKEMVFDDTGLKLTLISEDVKSYYTVRQLELENLTTKETREILHFHYTTWPDFGVPESPASFLNFLFKVRESGSLSLEHGPIVVHCSAGIGRSGTFCLADTCLLLMDKRKDPSSVDIKKVLLEMRRFRMGLIQTADQLRFSYLAVIEGAKFIMGDSSVQDQWKELSREDLDLPPEHVPPPPRPPKRTLEPHNGKCKELFSSHQWVSEETCGDEDSLAREEGRAQSSAMHSVSSMSPDTEVRRRMVGGGLQSAQASVPTEEELSSTEEEHKAHWPSHWKPFLVNVCMATLLATGAYLCYRVCFH; encoded by the exons GGCCCTTTACCAAACACATGTGGGCACTTCTGGGAGATGGTGTGGGAGCAGAAGAGCAGGGGCGTGGTCATGCTCAACCGCATCATGGAGAAAGGCTCG TTAAAATGTGCCCAGTATTGGCCACagcaagaagaaaaggagatggTCTTTGATGACACAGGTTTGAAGTTGACACTAATCTCTGAAGATGTCAAGTCATATTACACAGTACGACAGTTGGAGTTGGAAAACCTGACT ACCAAGGAGACTCGAGAGATCCTGCATTTCCACTACACCACATGGCCTGACTTTGGAGTCCCCGAGTCACCGGCTTCTTTCCTCAATTTCCTTTTCAAAGTCCGAGAGTCAGGCTCACTCAGCCTGGAGCATGGCCCCATTGTGGTCCACTGCAGCGCCGGCATCGGGAGGTCAGGGACCTTCTGTCTGGCTGACACCTGCCTCTTACTG ATGGACAAGAGGAAAGACCCATCTTCCGTGGACATCAAGAAAGTACTGCTGGAGATGCGCAGGTTCCGCATGGGGCTCATCCAGACTGCCGACCAGCTGCGCTTCTCCTACCTGGCTGTCATCGAGGGCGCCAAGTTCATCATGGGCGACTCGTCAGTGCAG GATCAGTGGAAGGAGCTCTCCCGGGAGGATCTAGACCTTCCACCCGAGCACGTGCCCCCACCTCCCCGGCCACCCAAACGCACACTGGAGCCTCACAACGGGAAGTGCAAGGAGCTCTTCTCCAGCCACCAGTGGGTGAGCGAGGAGACCTGTGGGGATGAAGACAGCCTGGccagagaggaaggcagagcccAGTCAAGTGCCATGCACAGCGTGAGCAG cATGAGTCCAGACACTGAAGTTAGGAGACGGATGGTGGGTGGAGGTCTTCAAAGTGCTCAGGCGTCTGTCCCCACCGAGGAAGAGCTGTCCTCCACTGAGGAGGAACACAAGGCACATTGGCCAAGTCACTGGAAGCCCTTCCTGGTCAATGTGTGCATGGCCACGCTCCTGGCCACCGGCGCGTACTTGTGCTACCGGGTGTGTTTTCACTGA
- the Ripor3 gene encoding RIPOR family member 3 isoform X2, translated as MATLWRARSKRKSINRNSVRSRLPAKSSKAYRTLRKGSLCLDPRPQQVKKIFDALKRGLREHLCEQQAELDYLCGRHTDTQRGSRLAFYYDLDKQLRLVERHIRKVEFHISKVDELYEAYCIQWRLRDGASNMQRAFSNSTQSRASRESLQELGRSLQECLEDMCLIEGTLEGHLGEFQVKMKGLVGYARLCPGDQYEVLMRLGRQRWRLKGRIEPDDSQTWDEEERVFVPTVHENLEIKVTELRGLSSMVVGAVTCDVADFFMARPQLVVVDITELGTIKLQLELLWNPLDSECRLVSPSPTGRFSMGSRKGSLYTWTPPSTPSFRDKYYLSLLQQPVQQSLLLGGPKATSILGYLSDSELQGPRLRSRSQELLEMDSFSSEDPRDTETSTSASTSDVGFLPVPVGSAACTEEETREGPPPLGLLPGLAHPARGVLVERPGWRDLGGERLALLQDAPIHSPMVPRSRKGQEDGDVGDGVEGPVQEVLDLLRSADPAQPQLRELEYQVLGLRERLKPRGVQPEPVSAQSLMDCILESFAFLNADLASDELSLFGGSQAPERDSPPPPRPSLKVSPSELTAGAPELDTLLTVHLQVCKALLQKLASPNLSRMVEDCLLEEAVQQRQVLEVLSDLDLEQVSKARSVEEIIPQASHRKGGLALWQGCTQPGGVLACPASTLLSQLKKTFLHRVRGKYPGQLEIVCRRLLEQVVGCGGLLVPAGLQEEQVVTWFQFHSYLQRQSISDLEKHLAQLTKEVTLIEELSCAGPAKALRKLHGKCLSQLQPLPQTLQAWALLQLDGPPRLCRAARTRLASAARNKRFREKALLYYTNALNDSDAKVQQAACVALQQLGGIESCEQIVSLCQSDLEAVRVAAREATLSFGEKGRLAFEKMDKLHSEQEAFCQEADVEITIF; from the exons ATGGCTACTTTGTGGAGGGCCCGGTCCAAGAG AAAGTCCATCAACAGGAACTCTGTGCGGTCCCGGCTGCCAGCCAAGTCCTCCAAGGCCTACAGAACACTGCGCAAGGGTTCGCTATGCCTGGATCCCCGGCCGCAACAAGTGAAGAAAATCTTTGACGCTTTGAAGAGAGGCCTCAG GGAACATCTGTGTGAGCAGCAGGCTGAACTGGACTACCTGTGTGGACGCCACACGGACACCCAGAGGGGCTCCAGGCTG GCCTTCTACTATGACCTGGACAAG CAACTGCGCCTGGTGGAGAGACACATCCGGAAGGTGGAGTTCCACATCAGCAAG GTGGACGAACTCTATGAAGCTTACTGCATCCAGTGGCGTCTGCGAGACGGAGCCTCCAACATGCAGCGCGCCTTCAGCAACAGCACGCAGAGCAGAGCCTCCCGGGAGAGCCTGCAGGAGCTGGGCCGAAGCTTACAGGAGTGCCTGGAG GACATGTGTCTCATAGAGGGGACCTTGGAAGGTCACCTGGGCGAGTTCCAAGTCAAGATGAAAG GCCTGGTGGGCTATGCACGCCTCTGTCCCGGAGACCAGTATGAG GTGCTCATGCGCCTGGGCCGTCAGCGATGGCGACTGAAGGGCCGGATAGAGCCAGATGACAGCCAGACCTGGGACGAAGAGGAGAGGGTGTTTGTGCCCACGGTGCACGAGAACCTGGAGATCAAG GTGACCGAGCTTCGGGGCCTGAGCTCGATGGTGGTGGGTGCGGTGACATGTGACGTCGCAGACTTCTTCATGGCCCGGCCCCAGCTTGTGGTGGTGGACATCACCGAGTTGGGCACCATCAAACTGCAGCTGGAGCTGCTGTGGAA CCCCTTGGACTCTGAGTGCCGCCTGGTGTCGCCCAGTCCCACTGGCAGGTTCTCCATGGGCAGCAGGAAGGGTTCCCTATATACCTGGACGCCGCCCAGCACCCCCAGCTTCCGGGACAAATACTACTTG TCTCTTCTCCAGCAGCCAGTGCAGCAGTCCTTGCTGCTGGGTGGGCCAAAGGCCACCTCCATCCTTGGCTACCTATCTGACAGTGAACTTCAGGGTCCCCGCCTGCGGAGCCGGAGCCAGGAGCTACTAGAGATGGATTCCTTCAGCTCTGAGGACCCCAGAGACACTGAGACCAGTACTTCGGCATCCACTTCAGATGTGGGCTTCCTGCCCGTGCCTGTGGGTTCCGCAGCCTGCACAGAAGAGGAGACCAGGGAGGGGCCTCCACCTCTGGGCCTGCTGCCAGGCCTGGCTCACCCAGCCAGGGGTGTGCTTGTAGAACGGCCCGgctggagggacttgggaggagagAGGCTGGCCCTGCTGCAGGACGCCCCCATCCACAGCCCCATGGTGCCACGGAGCCGGAAGGGCCAGGAGGATGGAGATGTGGGGGACGGAGTGGAGGGGCCTGTGCAGGAGGTCCTGGACCTGCTGCGGTCTGCAGACCCTGCGCAGCCCCAGCTCAGGGAGCTGGAGTACCAAGTCCTTGGCCTCAGGGAGCGGTTGAAG CCCCGAGGGGTACAGCCGGAACCCGTGTCGGCGCAGAGCCTGATGGACTGTATCCTTGAGAGCTTTGCCTTTCTGAATGCCGACCTTGCCAGTGATGAACTGTCCCTGTTTGGGGGCTCCCAGGCTCCTGA GAGGGACAGCCCCCCGCCTCCACGGCCATCACTGAAGGTGTCACCCAGCGAGCTCACAGCTGGTGCCCCCGAGCTGGACACGCTGCTCACTGTCCACCTTCAAGTCTGCAAAGCCTTGCTTCAG AAACTGGCTTCCCCGAATTTGTCAAGGATGGTGGAGGACTGCCTCCTAGAGGAAGCAGTGCAGCAAAGGCAGGTTCTGGAAGTGCTTTCAGACCTTGACCTTGAGCAGGTCAGCAAGGCCAGGTCGGTTGAAGAGA TCATCCCACAGGCTTCTCACAGGAAGGGTGGCCTGGCACTGTGGCAGGGGTGCACGCAGCCTGGTGGTGTCCTGGCCTGCCCTGCCTCCACACTCCTGAGCCAGCTCAAGAAGACATTCCTGCATCGCGTCCGAGGGAAGTACCCTGGCCAGCTGGAAATAG TGTGTCGCAGGCTCCTGGAGCAAGTGGTGGGCTGTGGTGGGCTGTTGGTCCCGGCAGGGCTTCAGGAAGAGCAGGTGGTCACCTGGTTCCAGTTCCACAGCTACCTGCAGCGGCAGAGCATCTCCGACTTGGAGAAACATCTCGCTCAGCTCACCAAGGAAG TGACTCTCATTGAGGAGTTGAGCTGTGCAGGCCCAGCCAAGGCCCTGAGAAAGCTGCATGGGAAGTGTCTAAGCCAGCTGCAGCCACTGCCCCAGACACTTCAAGCCTGGGCACTTCTGCAGCTAGATGGACCCCCGAGGCTGTGCAGGGCGGCCAGAACGCGCCTAGCCAGCGCGGCCAGGAACAAGCGCTTCCGGGAAAAG GCTCTGCTGTACTACACTAATGCCTTAAATGACAGTGACGCCAAGGTCCAGCAGGCGGCGTGCGTGGCTCTGCAGCAGCTTGGG GGTATTGAAAGCTGTGAGCAGATTGTCAGTCTGTGTCAGTCTGACCTGGAGGCCGTGCGAGTTGCAGCGCGGGAAGCGACACTGTCATTTG GTGAGAAAGGCCGCCTGGCTTTCGAGAAGATGGACAAACTCCACTCGGAACAAGAGGCCTTCTGTCAGGAAGCGGACGTTGAAATCACAATTTTTTAA
- the Ripor3 gene encoding RIPOR family member 3 isoform X1 yields the protein MSVRLRFLSQGDAGAVGTVGRSASFAGFSSAQSRRLSKSINRNSVRSRLPAKSSKAYRTLRKGSLCLDPRPQQVKKIFDALKRGLREHLCEQQAELDYLCGRHTDTQRGSRLAFYYDLDKQLRLVERHIRKVEFHISKVDELYEAYCIQWRLRDGASNMQRAFSNSTQSRASRESLQELGRSLQECLEDMCLIEGTLEGHLGEFQVKMKGLVGYARLCPGDQYEVLMRLGRQRWRLKGRIEPDDSQTWDEEERVFVPTVHENLEIKVTELRGLSSMVVGAVTCDVADFFMARPQLVVVDITELGTIKLQLELLWNPLDSECRLVSPSPTGRFSMGSRKGSLYTWTPPSTPSFRDKYYLSLLQQPVQQSLLLGGPKATSILGYLSDSELQGPRLRSRSQELLEMDSFSSEDPRDTETSTSASTSDVGFLPVPVGSAACTEEETREGPPPLGLLPGLAHPARGVLVERPGWRDLGGERLALLQDAPIHSPMVPRSRKGQEDGDVGDGVEGPVQEVLDLLRSADPAQPQLRELEYQVLGLRERLKPRGVQPEPVSAQSLMDCILESFAFLNADLASDELSLFGGSQAPERDSPPPPRPSLKVSPSELTAGAPELDTLLTVHLQVCKALLQKLASPNLSRMVEDCLLEEAVQQRQVLEVLSDLDLEQVSKARSVEEIIPQASHRKGGLALWQGCTQPGGVLACPASTLLSQLKKTFLHRVRGKYPGQLEIVCRRLLEQVVGCGGLLVPAGLQEEQVVTWFQFHSYLQRQSISDLEKHLAQLTKEVTLIEELSCAGPAKALRKLHGKCLSQLQPLPQTLQAWALLQLDGPPRLCRAARTRLASAARNKRFREKALLYYTNALNDSDAKVQQAACVALQQLGGIESCEQIVSLCQSDLEAVRVAAREATLSFGEKGRLAFEKMDKLHSEQEAFCQEADVEITIF from the exons ATGTCTGTGCGGTTGCGCTTCCTGTCTCAGGGGGATGCCGGGGCTGTGGGGACTGTGGGCCGCAGTGCCTCCTTCGCTGGCTTCAGCAGCGCACAAAGCCGAAGGCTCTC AAAGTCCATCAACAGGAACTCTGTGCGGTCCCGGCTGCCAGCCAAGTCCTCCAAGGCCTACAGAACACTGCGCAAGGGTTCGCTATGCCTGGATCCCCGGCCGCAACAAGTGAAGAAAATCTTTGACGCTTTGAAGAGAGGCCTCAG GGAACATCTGTGTGAGCAGCAGGCTGAACTGGACTACCTGTGTGGACGCCACACGGACACCCAGAGGGGCTCCAGGCTG GCCTTCTACTATGACCTGGACAAG CAACTGCGCCTGGTGGAGAGACACATCCGGAAGGTGGAGTTCCACATCAGCAAG GTGGACGAACTCTATGAAGCTTACTGCATCCAGTGGCGTCTGCGAGACGGAGCCTCCAACATGCAGCGCGCCTTCAGCAACAGCACGCAGAGCAGAGCCTCCCGGGAGAGCCTGCAGGAGCTGGGCCGAAGCTTACAGGAGTGCCTGGAG GACATGTGTCTCATAGAGGGGACCTTGGAAGGTCACCTGGGCGAGTTCCAAGTCAAGATGAAAG GCCTGGTGGGCTATGCACGCCTCTGTCCCGGAGACCAGTATGAG GTGCTCATGCGCCTGGGCCGTCAGCGATGGCGACTGAAGGGCCGGATAGAGCCAGATGACAGCCAGACCTGGGACGAAGAGGAGAGGGTGTTTGTGCCCACGGTGCACGAGAACCTGGAGATCAAG GTGACCGAGCTTCGGGGCCTGAGCTCGATGGTGGTGGGTGCGGTGACATGTGACGTCGCAGACTTCTTCATGGCCCGGCCCCAGCTTGTGGTGGTGGACATCACCGAGTTGGGCACCATCAAACTGCAGCTGGAGCTGCTGTGGAA CCCCTTGGACTCTGAGTGCCGCCTGGTGTCGCCCAGTCCCACTGGCAGGTTCTCCATGGGCAGCAGGAAGGGTTCCCTATATACCTGGACGCCGCCCAGCACCCCCAGCTTCCGGGACAAATACTACTTG TCTCTTCTCCAGCAGCCAGTGCAGCAGTCCTTGCTGCTGGGTGGGCCAAAGGCCACCTCCATCCTTGGCTACCTATCTGACAGTGAACTTCAGGGTCCCCGCCTGCGGAGCCGGAGCCAGGAGCTACTAGAGATGGATTCCTTCAGCTCTGAGGACCCCAGAGACACTGAGACCAGTACTTCGGCATCCACTTCAGATGTGGGCTTCCTGCCCGTGCCTGTGGGTTCCGCAGCCTGCACAGAAGAGGAGACCAGGGAGGGGCCTCCACCTCTGGGCCTGCTGCCAGGCCTGGCTCACCCAGCCAGGGGTGTGCTTGTAGAACGGCCCGgctggagggacttgggaggagagAGGCTGGCCCTGCTGCAGGACGCCCCCATCCACAGCCCCATGGTGCCACGGAGCCGGAAGGGCCAGGAGGATGGAGATGTGGGGGACGGAGTGGAGGGGCCTGTGCAGGAGGTCCTGGACCTGCTGCGGTCTGCAGACCCTGCGCAGCCCCAGCTCAGGGAGCTGGAGTACCAAGTCCTTGGCCTCAGGGAGCGGTTGAAG CCCCGAGGGGTACAGCCGGAACCCGTGTCGGCGCAGAGCCTGATGGACTGTATCCTTGAGAGCTTTGCCTTTCTGAATGCCGACCTTGCCAGTGATGAACTGTCCCTGTTTGGGGGCTCCCAGGCTCCTGA GAGGGACAGCCCCCCGCCTCCACGGCCATCACTGAAGGTGTCACCCAGCGAGCTCACAGCTGGTGCCCCCGAGCTGGACACGCTGCTCACTGTCCACCTTCAAGTCTGCAAAGCCTTGCTTCAG AAACTGGCTTCCCCGAATTTGTCAAGGATGGTGGAGGACTGCCTCCTAGAGGAAGCAGTGCAGCAAAGGCAGGTTCTGGAAGTGCTTTCAGACCTTGACCTTGAGCAGGTCAGCAAGGCCAGGTCGGTTGAAGAGA TCATCCCACAGGCTTCTCACAGGAAGGGTGGCCTGGCACTGTGGCAGGGGTGCACGCAGCCTGGTGGTGTCCTGGCCTGCCCTGCCTCCACACTCCTGAGCCAGCTCAAGAAGACATTCCTGCATCGCGTCCGAGGGAAGTACCCTGGCCAGCTGGAAATAG TGTGTCGCAGGCTCCTGGAGCAAGTGGTGGGCTGTGGTGGGCTGTTGGTCCCGGCAGGGCTTCAGGAAGAGCAGGTGGTCACCTGGTTCCAGTTCCACAGCTACCTGCAGCGGCAGAGCATCTCCGACTTGGAGAAACATCTCGCTCAGCTCACCAAGGAAG TGACTCTCATTGAGGAGTTGAGCTGTGCAGGCCCAGCCAAGGCCCTGAGAAAGCTGCATGGGAAGTGTCTAAGCCAGCTGCAGCCACTGCCCCAGACACTTCAAGCCTGGGCACTTCTGCAGCTAGATGGACCCCCGAGGCTGTGCAGGGCGGCCAGAACGCGCCTAGCCAGCGCGGCCAGGAACAAGCGCTTCCGGGAAAAG GCTCTGCTGTACTACACTAATGCCTTAAATGACAGTGACGCCAAGGTCCAGCAGGCGGCGTGCGTGGCTCTGCAGCAGCTTGGG GGTATTGAAAGCTGTGAGCAGATTGTCAGTCTGTGTCAGTCTGACCTGGAGGCCGTGCGAGTTGCAGCGCGGGAAGCGACACTGTCATTTG GTGAGAAAGGCCGCCTGGCTTTCGAGAAGATGGACAAACTCCACTCGGAACAAGAGGCCTTCTGTCAGGAAGCGGACGTTGAAATCACAATTTTTTAA
- the Ripor3 gene encoding RIPOR family member 3 isoform X3: MSVRLRFLSQGDAGAVGTVGRSASFAGFSSAQSRRLSKSINRNSVRSRLPAKSSKAYRTLRKGSLCLDPRPQQVKKIFDALKRGLREHLCEQQAELDYLCGRHTDTQRGSRLAFYYDLDKQLRLVERHIRKVEFHISKVDELYEAYCIQWRLRDGASNMQRAFSNSTQSRASRESLQELGRSLQECLEDMCLIEGTLEGHLGEFQVKMKGLVGYARLCPGDQYEVLMRLGRQRWRLKGRIEPDDSQTWDEEERVFVPTVHENLEIKVTELRGLSSMVVGAVTCDVADFFMARPQLVVVDITELGTIKLQLELLWNPLDSECRLVSPSPTGRFSMGSRKGSLYTWTPPSTPSFRDKYYLSLLQQPVQQSLLLGGPKATSILGYLSDSELQGPRLRSRSQELLEMDSFSSEDPRDTETSTSASTSDVGFLPVPVGSAACTEEETREGPPPLGLLPGLAHPARGVLVERPGWRDLGGERLALLQDAPIHSPMVPRSRKGQEDGDVGDGVEGPVQEVLDLLRSADPAQPQLRELEYQVLGLRERLKPRGVQPEPVSAQSLMDCILESFAFLNADLASDELSLFGGSQAPERDSPPPPRPSLKVSPSELTAGAPELDTLLTVHLQVCKALLQKLASPNLSRMVEDCLLEEAVQQRQVLEVLSDLDLEQVSKASHPTGFSQEGWPGTVAGVHAAWWCPGLPCLHTPEPAQEDIPASRPREVPWPAGNSVSQAPGASGGLWWAVGPGRASGRAGGHLVPVPQLPAAAEHLRLGETSRSAHQGSDSH, encoded by the exons ATGTCTGTGCGGTTGCGCTTCCTGTCTCAGGGGGATGCCGGGGCTGTGGGGACTGTGGGCCGCAGTGCCTCCTTCGCTGGCTTCAGCAGCGCACAAAGCCGAAGGCTCTC AAAGTCCATCAACAGGAACTCTGTGCGGTCCCGGCTGCCAGCCAAGTCCTCCAAGGCCTACAGAACACTGCGCAAGGGTTCGCTATGCCTGGATCCCCGGCCGCAACAAGTGAAGAAAATCTTTGACGCTTTGAAGAGAGGCCTCAG GGAACATCTGTGTGAGCAGCAGGCTGAACTGGACTACCTGTGTGGACGCCACACGGACACCCAGAGGGGCTCCAGGCTG GCCTTCTACTATGACCTGGACAAG CAACTGCGCCTGGTGGAGAGACACATCCGGAAGGTGGAGTTCCACATCAGCAAG GTGGACGAACTCTATGAAGCTTACTGCATCCAGTGGCGTCTGCGAGACGGAGCCTCCAACATGCAGCGCGCCTTCAGCAACAGCACGCAGAGCAGAGCCTCCCGGGAGAGCCTGCAGGAGCTGGGCCGAAGCTTACAGGAGTGCCTGGAG GACATGTGTCTCATAGAGGGGACCTTGGAAGGTCACCTGGGCGAGTTCCAAGTCAAGATGAAAG GCCTGGTGGGCTATGCACGCCTCTGTCCCGGAGACCAGTATGAG GTGCTCATGCGCCTGGGCCGTCAGCGATGGCGACTGAAGGGCCGGATAGAGCCAGATGACAGCCAGACCTGGGACGAAGAGGAGAGGGTGTTTGTGCCCACGGTGCACGAGAACCTGGAGATCAAG GTGACCGAGCTTCGGGGCCTGAGCTCGATGGTGGTGGGTGCGGTGACATGTGACGTCGCAGACTTCTTCATGGCCCGGCCCCAGCTTGTGGTGGTGGACATCACCGAGTTGGGCACCATCAAACTGCAGCTGGAGCTGCTGTGGAA CCCCTTGGACTCTGAGTGCCGCCTGGTGTCGCCCAGTCCCACTGGCAGGTTCTCCATGGGCAGCAGGAAGGGTTCCCTATATACCTGGACGCCGCCCAGCACCCCCAGCTTCCGGGACAAATACTACTTG TCTCTTCTCCAGCAGCCAGTGCAGCAGTCCTTGCTGCTGGGTGGGCCAAAGGCCACCTCCATCCTTGGCTACCTATCTGACAGTGAACTTCAGGGTCCCCGCCTGCGGAGCCGGAGCCAGGAGCTACTAGAGATGGATTCCTTCAGCTCTGAGGACCCCAGAGACACTGAGACCAGTACTTCGGCATCCACTTCAGATGTGGGCTTCCTGCCCGTGCCTGTGGGTTCCGCAGCCTGCACAGAAGAGGAGACCAGGGAGGGGCCTCCACCTCTGGGCCTGCTGCCAGGCCTGGCTCACCCAGCCAGGGGTGTGCTTGTAGAACGGCCCGgctggagggacttgggaggagagAGGCTGGCCCTGCTGCAGGACGCCCCCATCCACAGCCCCATGGTGCCACGGAGCCGGAAGGGCCAGGAGGATGGAGATGTGGGGGACGGAGTGGAGGGGCCTGTGCAGGAGGTCCTGGACCTGCTGCGGTCTGCAGACCCTGCGCAGCCCCAGCTCAGGGAGCTGGAGTACCAAGTCCTTGGCCTCAGGGAGCGGTTGAAG CCCCGAGGGGTACAGCCGGAACCCGTGTCGGCGCAGAGCCTGATGGACTGTATCCTTGAGAGCTTTGCCTTTCTGAATGCCGACCTTGCCAGTGATGAACTGTCCCTGTTTGGGGGCTCCCAGGCTCCTGA GAGGGACAGCCCCCCGCCTCCACGGCCATCACTGAAGGTGTCACCCAGCGAGCTCACAGCTGGTGCCCCCGAGCTGGACACGCTGCTCACTGTCCACCTTCAAGTCTGCAAAGCCTTGCTTCAG AAACTGGCTTCCCCGAATTTGTCAAGGATGGTGGAGGACTGCCTCCTAGAGGAAGCAGTGCAGCAAAGGCAGGTTCTGGAAGTGCTTTCAGACCTTGACCTTGAGCAGGTCAGCAAGGCCAG TCATCCCACAGGCTTCTCACAGGAAGGGTGGCCTGGCACTGTGGCAGGGGTGCACGCAGCCTGGTGGTGTCCTGGCCTGCCCTGCCTCCACACTCCTGAGCCAGCTCAAGAAGACATTCCTGCATCGCGTCCGAGGGAAGTACCCTGGCCAGCTGGAAATAG TGTGTCGCAGGCTCCTGGAGCAAGTGGTGGGCTGTGGTGGGCTGTTGGTCCCGGCAGGGCTTCAGGAAGAGCAGGTGGTCACCTGGTTCCAGTTCCACAGCTACCTGCAGCGGCAGAGCATCTCCGACTTGGAGAAACATCTCGCTCAGCTCACCAAGGAAG TGACTCTCATTGA